A genomic segment from Chloroflexota bacterium encodes:
- a CDS encoding VWA domain-containing protein has product MNFQFAAPWILVLLLVIPLFLLRALSSGKPGRAGVVQARNRPATLTHAATNLAQGLSRSWKVTWRPLTLVMRLAAIALMIVALARPQMVQGKETITGEGIDIALAVDISGSMASLDFQPNNRLEASKLVIDDFIGERPYDRLGLVVFASEAFSQAPLTLDKNALRRSLDQVELATDLGIDDGTAIGLGIANAAGMLTNSEAKSQIIILLTDGVNNSGQIDPLTAAEAAKAMGIKVYTVGAGRLGQVPVPVQGMFGKEIVYQESQLDEETLRQVARITGGKYYRAEDTSGLRAIYDEINKLEKSQVEVEVYNLYQELAGWLLVPALFLMLSEVVLRNTIFRRVP; this is encoded by the coding sequence ATGAACTTTCAATTCGCTGCACCCTGGATCCTGGTCTTGTTGCTGGTGATACCTTTGTTCCTTTTGCGCGCCCTGTCCAGTGGAAAGCCTGGCCGGGCAGGGGTTGTCCAGGCACGAAACCGGCCTGCTACCCTCACCCATGCCGCCACCAATCTGGCGCAAGGACTCTCCCGGTCATGGAAGGTGACGTGGCGTCCCTTGACACTGGTGATGCGTCTGGCTGCGATTGCTCTGATGATCGTCGCTCTGGCTCGACCGCAGATGGTGCAGGGCAAGGAAACCATCACCGGTGAGGGCATTGACATTGCTCTGGCGGTGGACATCTCTGGCAGTATGGCATCATTGGATTTCCAGCCCAACAACCGGCTGGAAGCTTCAAAACTGGTGATCGATGATTTTATCGGCGAGCGCCCTTACGACCGTTTGGGTCTGGTGGTGTTTGCCTCCGAAGCATTCAGCCAGGCGCCGCTGACTCTGGACAAAAACGCGCTGCGCCGCTCCCTGGACCAGGTTGAGCTGGCCACCGATCTTGGCATCGATGATGGCACCGCTATCGGGCTTGGCATCGCCAACGCGGCCGGCATGTTGACCAACAGCGAGGCCAAGAGCCAGATCATCATTCTGCTAACCGATGGTGTCAACAACTCGGGTCAGATCGATCCGCTGACGGCGGCTGAGGCTGCCAAGGCCATGGGTATCAAAGTGTATACCGTCGGCGCCGGCCGGCTCGGACAGGTGCCCGTACCGGTTCAGGGTATGTTTGGCAAGGAAATCGTTTATCAGGAAAGCCAACTCGACGAGGAAACCCTGCGCCAGGTAGCCCGGATTACCGGTGGGAAATACTACCGGGCGGAAGATACCTCAGGTCTGAGGGCTATCTATGACGAAATCAACAAACTGGAGAAATCCCAGGTTGAGGTAGAAGTCTACAATCTCTATCAGGAACTGGCAGGTTGGTTGCTGGTGCCCGCGCTGTTCCTGATGTTATCCGAGGTCGTGCTCCGTAATACGATCTTCAGGAGGGTGCCATGA